The window AAGCATTTTTTAGGCACGCTTGGGTTTTTGTAGTCGAATCGTCCCTATGAGTCTGTGCTCATTCATTCTTAAAAATGTGCATTACTCGCTTCCACCAACACACGAAAGAAAGGAGGAGAAACTTACAGTAGTGATTTCTGGGATTTGTCTCTTCTTTTTGGTATCAATGGCATacttatttttatgctaaattgGGATTAAGAAGTATAAATAAAACATCCCATAAACGCCAACAAGCTAAAGCaaaacataatttaaaaataaaaaagaaaaaggaatgGACATCTACAAATAATCTAGCTCGAGTACATGTAACTCTTTAGGATGTCTACAAATAATCTAGCTCGAGTACATGTAACTCTTGAGGACGTCGAGAGGTTTCAAACTTGTTAAAAGGTAATAAGCCATTAACCATGTTGAGAGAATCAAAATAAGATGTGAAAGCAACAGGGCAGTCACAATAAATGTTCCAAACACATTAAAATTCATGTTCTTAGACTTGCGGCTTAGTGATTGAACTCGTGGAATAACTAGTTTGTTCTTGTTCCTTGGGCTCATCTTCATCATTTTTTGAGTCACCTTCTGGCCTGGCCATATTTTCATCTCAGGTTTCTTCTTTGATTATGCCTACTTCTTGTGATCTTCCTGCTCGACTGCATCCAAGAATTTCCAAAACCTCGGACCTCTTTCCATCTAAAGCCTTGTTAATATTGTCAGAATTCAAGGTTTCTCCTTCTTGTTCTTCGTGATGGAATGCATCTAACAGCTTGCGATCCTCTGAACTTGCTCGATCCAATGCCTGGTTGAACTTTACTGAATCTACGCCTTTTCCATTTTCAGAAGCCCCATCCATGCAAGCAGCGAGTGCAGCACTCTTCTTTTGGTTGATTGATCCAGTTCCACCATTTTTCTCACAATTTCTCAATCTGTTGAGATGTTTCTTCCCCTTTTTATGATCGTTCATGACTTTCATAGATAAAGTCCCTACCTGACACATCTCGCACCAAAACTTATAACCCTTCTCCTTTGGATCATCCTCATTTTTATGTACATTTCTAATCACTTCTGACGGGgttttcttcaaatgttctGATTTTGGTTTTTCCAACAATGGCAAATCATCTTTCATCAATGTTGCCACTCCTGCCTTCTCAGATAACAAAGATTGAGCTTTATGTTCCACCGCTTCCTCTTCCCCTGGATCAATGGTCCCAACGACATGATTTGACTTGGAAACTTTACTAGTAAAAAGTCCAATGCTATGGTTTTTCCCTCTCCTCTGAGCTATCAATGCAGCCTCTTTCGACTTGTGTTTCTTTCCAAGCACGTGTTCTTCTAGAGCATTTTCGCTGGTGGCACTAACTTGGCAAAGGGCACAACTCCACTCCTCTTTAGCTTTCTTGTTTGCAATAATATCAGCAGGAGGCTCTTCTTCAGATGGTGTTATGGCTTTCCTTTTTGATCCAGATACATTTTCATCCGGCTTCGTCTACAAGATTCAAACAATGCATATATGTTATTATAGTCGCTGTAGGGAAGGTGAAATGCGGGGAAGAATAAGAAATGGGATAATCTTTCTAACAAATCGCCATATTTTCCCCTTCCCACAGCTGAGCAGCACAAATAATTATGACCAGGAAAAGAGGAAAATAAAATGAAGGGGACCATTCACTATGTTGATTACCATCAGTTCAGGGAGGGGAGAGAACAAAAACTCAAACAAAGAAACCCAAAAAAGTAGGTATTGATTTGTATTCTTAGAGAACTATAGTGAACTAGTAATTGGTTTAAATCATATGGCATCATAAGTGTTGCATTCATATACTGATTGTCAACAATGATAAATATGTTATGTTCAACTTTCGTACCCTAGAATAGTTGAAAGAACTATGTTCGACTTTCATACACTAGAATAGTTGAAAGAACTCTGACATTAATCAAATTTAATAGGTAAAATAGAGTTGATCACTACTTCAAGCATCCCATTCGTTTACATTCACGATAAGAGAAATGAGCCCTCTGAAATAAAAGTCAACATTGTATCCTTTCATATTTGCCACACATTTTGTCATATTTTTCATTCGTTTACATTCACGATAAGAGAAATGAGCCTGCTGAAATAACAGTCAACATTGTATCCTCTTTCATATTTGCCACACATTttgtcatattttttaaaaaaaattatgtgtcCATAAATCATCACAAAAATTACAAGTACCATTTGGCATGTATCTACTTACAGGCACCAAATAGCCAAGAGGAAACCACATTGTCTAAGTTTCTCACATTTAACCTTCTCCAATATCTCGAGAAATGCAAACTACATTCACATTATTTGCATTCCTCAATGCACCTTAAACACCTATGGATTATCACTTCTACAGTCCTTGTTACATGTCGTAAACCAAATGCTTCAAAGATGTCTGCTCGACAATCTTCCCCAATATGTGCTTCTACTTGATTCCTATCCAACTTTATCAAGGAAAAAGCTTTGATTAGCATTCTCTGAACACCATGCGTCAGAAAATTCAAATACCAACTTGTGAAATACCTACAATAATCCTTTACGTGCTTAAAACCGACTGCTGTCACACATTATCAGGGTTATCACAAAATTTAGTTCCTAGACACTCACACACAAAAGACAGGGATATACTAACCAGCAAAAAAAATCTTTCTTTTTCGTTGTAACCCTCTGATGCAGGCTTAACCTCTGAAATACTCATGTCAGCAGACCTCCTCTGATAGGGCAAAGCACCCAATCCTTCATTCTCATGCCTCCCTCTCTGCTTTTCCTTATCCTCAAGTGCCATTCCAAGTCTTTCCTCTGCAGACCATCCTTCTGCTCTTATCCCCAAATTTGAAGACGTCATTGGAGATTCCAACCTCATTGCTGGTGATGAACCATATGGAATCCCATCGCTGCCTCTCCGCATAGCCATTTCCCTCTCCATCATCAACTCCCTCCTCACCTCTGCTTCTAGAACACGTCTTCTCACAATCTCTGACATGATTATTTCCTCCCTAATCCTTTCCTTTTCGATTTCCCTTCGAATCGCCTCGTGCAAGTCTTGAAGATGAGAGTGGGAGTGATGGACATTATGGGGATAATCATTTCGGATGTATCCATGCTGAAGCCGTCTGAACTCTGGTTCCATATGCCCAGCTGAAACAACATGAAACAGTCAAAACTAACCCATCAGAGGTGTTATTTCACGTCTCATGTATAATTATTATCAACTATTATCAAGAACTACATGACAaactaataaaatacaaaaattaAAAGCAATATTCCAGAATAAAACCAATACAACACACTTTCACTGTAAAGTTATAACAAGTGAAAAGGCAAGGTACTTCATTCCCCCCAGATGGCACGCATGGGCGGAGCCAGCTAAGGCCCAGTGTGGGCACTTGCCTACACTGGGCCTTAGCTaactatgtatatatattataatttttaggaaaaaaattaagtgtatatatatatatatatatatatatatatatatatatatatatatatatatatatatatatattataagttgtaaatcaaaaattttaagttttgatattCTAATATTATGTAATTTCCCAAATTAACTTaaagaacaacaaaaatatttctttaataatttatagactcaaattttagatttttacTTGATAGTACTATTCTGATTGACAATATGTAATATTCTATACAATTTTTTCCACATAAGCCCCATACTTcatatgatttgattaataATCATTCCAATTCATATTTACTAATGTCACATTTTTTATATTCCCAACAAAATccagaattttataaaatttaagatcgtttttttcatttaatattatTCGATCATTcaactgttttatttttttgcaaTCGAGAATGaatttatgcatatttttcgtttgtaaaatttatattttctatcAGATTTTGTTTTGATTGTTGGTTTTGTACGCAatattttttgtcatttttatgATGTTTTCCATCAACTAACAGATGTTTCTGGCTTTGTGTAGCTTCTGTTCTAATCTTAGAACACATTTTTTATGGTTTTTGTTTa is drawn from Primulina eburnea isolate SZY01 chromosome 10, ASM2296580v1, whole genome shotgun sequence and contains these coding sequences:
- the LOC140842791 gene encoding uncharacterized protein, coding for MDPKYRVNNEQDTPRIPRVISPRPSYYFSTEQAHGAGHMEPEFRRLQHGYIRNDYPHNVHHSHSHLQDLHEAIRREIEKERIREEIIMSEIVRRRVLEAEVRRELMMEREMAMRRGSDGIPYGSSPAMRLESPMTSSNLGIRAEGWSAEERLGMALEDKEKQRGRHENEGLGALPYQRRSADMSISEVKPASEGYNEKERFFLLTKPDENVSGSKRKAITPSEEEPPADIIANKKAKEEWSCALCQVSATSENALEEHVLGKKHKSKEAALIAQRRGKNHSIGLFTSKVSKSNHVVGTIDPGEEEAVEHKAQSLLSEKAGVATLMKDDLPLLEKPKSEHLKKTPSEVIRNVHKNEDDPKEKGYKFWCEMCQVGTLSMKVMNDHKKGKKHLNRLRNCEKNGGTGSINQKKSAALAACMDGASENGKGVDSVKFNQALDRASSEDRKLLDAFHHEEQEGETLNSDNINKALDGKRSEVLEILGCSRAGRSQEVGIIKEET